A genomic stretch from Helianthus annuus cultivar XRQ/B chromosome 1, HanXRQr2.0-SUNRISE, whole genome shotgun sequence includes:
- the LOC110933377 gene encoding uncharacterized protein LOC110933377: MVYGKGCHLPMELAPRAHWAIKTVNADYDEAGKMRKLQLSEIEEIRDEAYECVSAYKDKLKKVHDAKLRKKTFEVGQKVWLYNSRLKMFVGKLKSKWIGPYFVWRVGRFGDVDIQDEQTNKQQMVNGHRLKPYLEGNDINNLELDKAGYILRPVDDDQP, encoded by the coding sequence atggtgtatggaaAAGGTTGTCATTTGCCAATGGAGTTAGCTCCTCGGGCGCATTGGGCAATCAAGACGGTGAACGCAGACTATGATGAAGCGGGGAAGATGAGGAAGTTGCAATTGAGTGAAATAGAAGAGATTAGAGACGAGGCGTACGAGTGTGTATCGGCTTACAAAGACAAGCTAAAAAAGGTACATGATGCAAAGTTGAGGAAGAAAacctttgaagtgggtcaaaaggtttggttGTACAATTCAAGGCTAAAGATGTTCGTGGgcaagcttaaaagcaaatggatAGGCCCATATTTCGTTTGGCGAGTTGGGAGGTTTGGCGATGTAGATATCCAAGATGAGCAAACCAACAAACAACAAATGGTGAATGGCCATCGGTTAAAGCCGTACTTGGAGGGCAacgacatcaacaacttggagcttgacaaagcgggctacattCTACGCCCGGTAGACGATGatcaaccatga